DNA sequence from the Bacillus pumilus genome:
CGAAATAGCTTTAGGGCTAGCCTCAAGGTAAGAGTCTCGGAGGTAGAGCACTGATTGGACTAGGGGCCCCTACCGGGTTACCGAATTCAGTCAAACTCCGAATGCCGATGACTTATCCTTGGGAGTCAGACTGCGAGTGATAAGATCCGTAGTCGAAAGGGAAACAGCCCAGACCGCCAGCTAAGGTCCCAAAGTATACGTTAAGTGGAAAAGGATGTGGAGTTGCTTAGACAACCAGGATGTTGGCTTAGAAGCAGCCACCATTTAAAGAGTGCGTAATAGCTCACTGGTCGAGTGACTCTGCGCCGAAAATGTACCGGGGCTAAACGTATCACCGAAGCTGCGGACTGTTCTTACGAACAGTGGTAGGAGAGCGTTCTAAGTGCTGTGAAGTCAGACCGGAAGGACTGGTGGAGCGCTTAGAAGTGAGAATGCCGGTATGAGTAGCGAAAGACGGGTGAGAATCCCGTCCACCGAATGCCTAAGGTTTCCTGAGGAAGGCTCGTCCGCTCAGGGTTAGTCGGGACCTAAGCCGAGGCCGAAAGGCGTAGGCGATGGACAACAGGTTGATATTCCTGTACCACCTCCTCACCATTTGAGCAATGGGGGGACGCAGGAGGATAGGGTAAGCGCGGTATTGGATATCCGCGTCCAAGCAGTTAGGCTGGGAAATAGGCAAATCCGTTTCCCATAAAGGCTGAGCTGTGATGGCGAGCGAAATTTAGTAGCGAAGTTCCTGATTCCACACTGCCAAGAAAAGCCTCTAGCGAGGTGAGAGGTGCCCGTACCGCAAACCGACACAGGTAGGCGAGGAGAGAATCCTAAGGTGATCGAGAGAACTCTCGTTAAGGAACTCGGCAAAATGACCCCGTAACTTCGGGAGAAGGGGTGCTTCTTAGGGTGTTAAAGCCCCGAGAAGCCGCAGTGAATAGGCCCAGGCGACTGTTTAGCAAAAACACAGGTCTCTGCGAAGCCGTAAGGCGAAGTATAGGGGCTGACGCCTGCCCGGTGCTGGAAGGTTAAGAGGAGCGCTTAGCGTAAGCGAAGGTGCGAATTGAAGCCCCAGTAAACGGCGGCCGTAACTATAACGGTCCTAAGGTAGCGAAATTCCTTGTCGGGTAAGTTCCGACCCGCACGAAAGGCGCAACGATCTGGGCACTGTCTCAACGAGAGACTCGGTGAAATTATAGTACCTGTGAAGATGCAGGTTACCCGCGACAGGACGGAAAGACCCCGTGGAGCTTTACTGCAGCCTGATATTGAATGTTGGTACAGCTTGTACAGGATAGGTAGGAGCCTTGGAAACCGGAGCGCTAGCTTCGGTGGAGGCATCGGTGGGATACTACCCTGGCTGTATTGACCTTCTAACCCGCTGCCCTTATCGGGCAGGGAGACAGTGTCAGGTGGGCAGTTTGACTGGGGCGGTCGCCTCCTAAAATGTAACGGAGGCGCCCAAAGGTTCCCTCAGAATGGTTGGAAATCATTCGCAGAGTGTAAAGGCACAAGGGAGCTTGACTGCGAGACCTACAAGTCGAGCAGGGACGAAAGTCGGGCTTAGTGATCCGGTGGTTCCGCATGGAAGGGCCATCGCTCAACGGATAAAAGCTACCCCGGGGATAACAGGCTTATCTCCCCCAAGAGTCCACATCGACGGGGAGGTTTGGCACCTCGATGTCGGCTCATCGCATCCTGGGGCTGTAGTCGGTCCCAAGGGTTGGGCTGTTCGCCCATTAAAGCGGTACGCGAGCTGGGTTCAGAACGTCGTGAGACAGTTCGGTCCCTATCCGTCGCGGGCGCAGGAAATTTGAGAGGAGCTGTCCTTAGTACGAGAGGACCGGGATGGACGCACCGCTGGTGTACCAGTTGTTCTGCCAAGGGCATCGCTGGGTAGCTATGTGCGGACGGGATAAGTGCTGAAAGCATCTAAGCATGAAGCCCCCCTCAAGATGAGATTTCCCATTCCGCAAGGAAGTAAGATCCCTGAAAGATGATCAGGTTGATAGGTCTGAGGTGGAAGCGTGGTGACACGTGGAGCTGACAGATACTAATAGATCGAGGACTTAACCTATATTCTAATGTGAAGTTTGAACATTGTTATCTAGTTTTGAGAGAACATTCTCTCCATCAGGTTTGGTGGCGATAGCGAAGAGGTCACACCCGTTCCCATACCGAACACGGAAGTTAAGCTCTTCAGCGCCGATGGTAGTTGGGGGTCTCCCCCTGTGAGAGTAGGACGCCGCCAAGCTTTTCTAAGGATCAGTTCCATAAGGAACTGGTCTTTTTTGTTTTTTCTTCTAATAGCATCATGATATAAGCTGGGAACTTCTCTTCGGCAATCTCCATGTAGCGTTCAATCATGACGTAATCATCACTAATGTATTGAGACAGCAGCTCGTACCACCATTCAGTTTCGTAGCGGGCAATCATACTGAGGTTATACATTAATAAGTAATGACTGATGATCTCAGGAATCCCTAAAAAGGAATCACGCGTTGACGGAATATACCATTGATCCATTTCTAAATCATAATGAAGATGAGTAGCCAGCGCTGGGTTTTCTTCTAGAGATACATCAAACGTCAGCTTTTTGGCTTCTCTCTGTTTGAGTTTCCAACTTGTATGAAACTCAAAGTATTCAATAAAACGTTCAGCAGACATGTTATATAGCAATGGAATATGATCTTGAATCATCATCCCATTGGCCTTTTCCACTTTAACTAATGTCGAGGGCTGCTTTTGAAACTCCAGAATATGACTCATTTCAGGTATCTTTGAAAGGAGATGAATCATCGTAAATCGTTCATCTTCAAGTCCATTTAAATGAAATAGATGCTTTAACACATGCATGCATAGTCCATTTCGTTGAATTTTCACCTCATCTTCACTAAAACGGTAGTGCTGCTTCTTTCTCTTTCTCGATGTTACACCATGGGCCAAAACAGAGGTTTGAGAAGGATAGTGAGGATCAACTGTCAGTAAACATGCCTTTAGCAACTGAGCCATTCCATAAAACAATAAAATGGGCTTCAGTTCGAGTGGAGCGATAGCTGCCTGTTCATAGAACGTATGGCCATGCTTTAAAAAATAAATAAACCGTTCACAGTTTTTAAAGGCTTGCTGGTTTGCATCTTGAATGTTCCGTTTCTCATATTGTTGATATAGAAATTTTTGGGAAGTTTCAAGTGAGTAAAAACGTTTTAAATCCTTCCATCCTGAACTTTTCATCTTCTTCCTCAACTCTCTTTATATTTTCTAAAAATTGCAACTGTTTGTTGCTTCCTTGACATGCTGTTTGCTAGTTGATAATCTACATATAATATTTTGCCGAAAAGAGGGGGATTTACTAATGTGGGAAAGTAAATTTTCAAAAGAAGGTTTGACGTTTGACGATGTTTTGCTTGTTCCAGCTAAGTCTGAAGTACTTCCGCGAGATGTCGATTTATCAGTTGAGTTAACAAGCACATTAAAACTAAACATTCCAATTATCAGTGCAGGAATGGACACGGTGACTGAATCACAAATGGCGATTGCAATGGCACGTCAAGGTGGTCTTGGTATCATTCATAAGAACATGTCTATTGAGCAACAAGCAGAGCAAGTGGATAAAGTAAAACGTTCAGAGCGCGGCGTTATTACAAATCCATTCTTCTTAACACCTGAGCATCAAGTCTTTGATGCAGAGCACTTAATGGGTAAATACCGTATTTCAGGTGTACCGATTGTAAATAACATAGAAGATCAAAAGCTTGTCGGTATTATTACGAACCGTGACCTTCGATTTATTTCGGATTATTCAATGAAGATTAGCGATGTGATGACAAAAGAGGAACTTGTGACAGCTTCTGTCGGTACGACGTTAGAAGAAGCTGAAAAAATCCTACAGCAATACAAAATTGAAAAATTACCTCTTTTAGATGACGAAGGAACGTTAAAAGGTCTCATCACCATCAAAGATATTGAAAAAGTGATCGAATTCCCTAACTCCTCTAAAGATGCACATGGTCGTTTAATTGTTGGTGCCGCTGTTGGTGTCACTGGCGATACAATGACTCGTGTGAGAAAATTAGTCGAAGCCAATGTGGATGTCGTTGTCATTGATACGGCACATGGTCATTCACAAGGTGTTCTAAACACTGTATCGAAAATCCGTGAAACGTATCCTTCTCTTAATATCATTGCTGGTAATGTGGCAACAGCCGAAGCAACTAAAGCATTGTTTGAAGCAGGAGCCGATATTGTGAAAGTCGGTATCGGACCAGGATCTATTTGTACAACACGTGTTGTTGCAGGCGTTGGTGTACCACAAATCACAGCGATCTATGACTGTGCAACAGAAGCAAGAAAACATGGTAAAGCTATTATTGCAGATGGTGGAATTAAATATTCAGGTGATATCGTAAAAGCTCTAGCATCTGGTGGACATGCTGTAATGCTTGGAAGCCTTCTAGCTGGTACATCTGAAAGCCCAGGAGACACAGAAATTTTCCAAGGTAGACGCTTCAAAGTTTATCGCGGTATGGGTTCAGTCGCTGCAATGGAAAAAGGAAGTAAAGATCGTTACTTCCAAGAAGATAATAAAAAATTCGTTCCAGAAGGTATTGAAGGCCGTACACCATACAAAGGACCAGTCGTTGATACAGTGTATCAACTCGTTGGCGGTATCCGTTCTGGTATGGGCTATTGTGGAACACAGGACTTACGCTCTCTTAGAGAAGATGCACAGTTCATTCGCATGACTGGTGCAGGACTTCGTGAGAGTCATCCACATGATGTACAAATTACAAAAGAATCACCAAACTACACAATTTCTTGATAAATTGTGACAATCAAATTACATTTGACAGGGTCTATGACTCTGTCTATTTTTTTTGTCTTTATTGTGATAAAATTTATACTGTTGTGTTGAAATAAGCCCTTGTGGATTAAATATATATGAAATATGTCGAAAAAAGATGATAACGGAGGTATGACGATTGAACAGCAAGATATTGAAACAGCTTATGGTCTCTATCCTTGCACTGGCATTGATTGTGACAGCATTTACACCAATGTCCAAAGCAAAAGCAGCTGAAGATCCATTCAATGTGAATGCGAAAGCAGCGATCCTAATTGAAGCTTCTACAGGTAAGATCCTTTATAGTAAAAACGCAGAGCAAAGACTGCCTATTGCAAGTATGGCAAAGATGATGACAGAGTATCTTTTACTAGAAGCGATTGCTGAAGGCAAAGTGAAATGGGATCAAACGTATACGCCAGATGATTATGTATACGAAATTTCTCAGGACCGCAGTTTATCAAACGTTCCTTTGAGAAAAGATGGCTCGTATACAGTGAAAGAACTTTATCAAGCAACGGCTATTTATTCGGCAAATGCAGCAGCAATTGGCTTAGCAGAAGTGATTGCTGGATCAGAATCGAAGTTCGTTGAAAAAATGAACGCAAAAGCGAAAGAATTAGGTTTAACAAACTACAAATTCGTGAATGCAACTGGACTAGAAAATAAAGACTTACATGGCAAACAGCCAAAAGGTACAGGTCCTGATGAAGAAAGTGAAGTATCTGCGAAAGATATGGCATTGCTTGCACAGCATCTCATCAAAGACCACCCAGAAATTCTTGAAACATCAAGTATTGCGAAAACAAAGTTCAGAGAAGGCACAGACGATGAAATGGACATGCCTAACTGGAACTTCATGCTTAAAGGACTTGTGAAGGAATATAAAGGTGTAGACGGTCTGAAAACAGGTTCTACAGATTCAGCTGGTTCTAGCTTCACAGGTACCGCTAAGCAAGGTGACATGCGTGTCATCGCAGTGATCTTGAATGCAAAAGGTAATCTTCATACAGCACGTTTTGACGTGGCGAAAAAACTGTTCGATTATGCGTTTAAAAACTTCACGATGAAAGAAATGTACAAAAAAGGTCAACAGATCAAAGGACATGAAAACATCGAAGTCGACAAAGGCAAAGACAAAGAAGTACCTGTCGTTACGAAAGAAGCTTTCTCTGTGCCGGTAAAAAATGGCGACGAAAAGAGCTTTAAAGCAAAAGTAAATATCGAGAAAACAAAACTCGAAGCTCCTATTAAAAAAGGAACGAAGGTAGGCATGCTGACGACTTCTTATTCTGGTGATGAGAAGGACTACGGCTATTTGAATAAAGATCAATCAGGTGTTGAGCTTATAACGAAAACAGGCGATGAAAAAGCAAACTGGTTCATCCTTGCAATGCGTGGTGTAGGTGGATTCTTCGCTGGCATTTGGGGCGGAATCGTTGACACAGTAAAAGGTTGGTTCTAATAAAAAACTGCTCTCTATGCATGAGAGCAGTTTTTTTATCGTTAAAAGAAAAGCGATTGTTTGTGATTTTGAGGAGTGGACAAGGCTTGCTGAAAAATACCACATAACTTTTCCACTCCCTCGGTCAGTGCCTTTTCATTCACATAAGAAAAGCTGAGGCGGATATAGTTTTGTTTCGGCTCTCCAGGATAGCACACAGAGCCAGGCAGAAAGGTGATTTGCTGTTTACGTGCCTCATGCAGCAGTGCACGTGTATCAACCCAGGAAGGAAAGCTAAGCCACAAATTGAGCCCACCCTGAGGAATTTGCCACGTCACATCTTTTGGTGCGTTCTTCGTTAACACATCTATCATTAAATCACGTCTCACCTTCAAGGCGGTTCTCAGCTTTTTCGTATGATCAATCATTTTCTTTGAAGTCAGAAATGGCAGAATAGCTTTTTGTGTGAGAAGAGGGCTGCCTAAATCATTATTGGCCTTTGCAGCTAATAAACGATTAAATATCGAGCCTGAAGCAGTGATAATCCCAATTCTGCATCCTGGAGCAAGTGTTTTACTTAAACCTCGTAAATAAATGACGTGTCCATCATGATCCAGACTTTTGATAGGTGCTGGCGGCTTCTTTTCGAAATAAAGCTCACGATAAGGATCATCCTCTACAATCAGACAATCAATACTTTGAGCCAGTAAGAGAAGTTGTTTTCTGCGTTTCATTGACATACTGGCGCCTGTTGGACTGTGAAAAGTAGGAATCGTGTAGATGAGCTTTGGTTTATATTTATCACAAATGCTTTGAAGCTGCTTCATGTTCATTCCTTCATGATCAACCGGGACTGTAATAATTCTTGCCCCTCTCCCCATAAAGACATCAATGGCGCCTGGATAGGTCGGTGCTTCCATGACAACTACATCATCAGGACCGATAAACGCACGTGCGACCAAATCAAGCCCTTGCTGAGAACCACTAGTTACTAAGATATTCTCAGGAGTAGAAGGCACATCCAGCTTTTCTAAAAAAGACTGAATGACCTGCCGAAGCTGAAGATCCCCTTGAATTTCCCCATACTTTGACATGATTTGAGGATGTCTGGCTAGGACATGCTGCATTTCTTTTTCTAAATAACGGTTTGGCAAAAGCCCTGGATCGATCATAGAGGAAGAAAGGTTGATCGCTTCTTCGACATAGTGATACTGCGCAAATTGAGACCGTGGTAAATAATCCGGAATGGATAACTGCCAATCAAAAGAGGTAGATGACGGAACCGGAATCTCTGACTGCTTTTGCAACTCATCCACAAACGTTCCTTTTCCTTGCACAGTCGTTAAATATCCGTCGTCCTTCAGCCGAGTGTATGCCTTTGCTGCCGTGACAAGACTCACATTCAACTGCTTTGCCAAATCACGTACAGTTGGCAGCTTATCTCCCTGTTGAAGCAAACCCGATTGGATATGATCAATGATAGAAAAGTAAATCTGATTTGAAAGCGATGTATCAGAATGTCGATGGATATCAATATGCATGAGAAACCTCCATTGAGTGCAAAATTGTTATACATGAATTTGAATTGTTATAGTTGCATTATAGCATGTAAATGACACTTCAAAGAAAGAATGACATATTTTTAGCAGGTAATCGTTTATATACAAGGGTTTAAGCTATTTTTTCGGCTGATTGAATTGTTATACTATTCTCTTTATTGTTATACTGTCTCGCTTGTATGATAAAGGGGTAAATCAATCGAATTGACAAATGGGAGGAAACTATTGTGAGCAATAAGGGAACTGAACGAGTGAAACGTGGAATGGCAGAAATGCAAAAGGGTGGCGTCATTATGGATGTCGTCAATGCTGAACAGGCGAAGATCGCAGAAGAAGCAGGTGCGGTGGCAGTTATGGCACTAGAACGAGTACCAGCTGATATCCGTGCAGCCGGCGGTGTTGCCCGTATGGCAGACCCAAGAATCGTAGAAGAAGTACAAAATGCAGTAACGATTCCAGTCATGGCAAAAGCACGTATCGGCCATATCGTCGAGGCTCGTGTTCTTGAAGCACTTGGTGTTGATTATATCGATGAGAGTGAAGTGCTGACGCCCGCAGATGAGGAATTCCATTTAAATAAAAATGAATACACAGTACCTTTTGTCTGTGGTTGCCGTGATTTAGGTGAAGCAACCCGTCGTATCGCAGAAGGCGCTTCTATGCTTCGTACAAAAGGGGAGCCTGGAACAGGCAACATTGTAGAAGCTGTCCGTCATATGAGAAAGGTCAATGCTCAGATTCGTAAAGTAGCATCAATGAATGAAGATGAACTGATGACAGAAGCGAAGAACCTAGGAGCACCGTATGAATTATTGCTTCAAATCAAAAAAGATGGCAAGCTCCCTGTTGTTAACTTTGCAGCGGGAGGCGTTGCGACACCAGCAGATGCTGCGTTAATGATGCAGCTTGGAGCAGACGGTGTATTTGTTGGATCTGGTATTTTTAAATCAGACAATCCAGCGAAATTTGCAAAAGCAATTGTTGAAGCAACGACTCACTTCACAGATTACCGTCTCATTGCAGAGCTTTCAAAAGAGCTTGGAACAGCCATGAAAGGAATTGAAATCTCAAATCTACTGCCAGAAGAGCGTATGCAAGAGCGTGGCTGGTAATTAAGGGAGCGCAAACGAACATGCTAACAATTGGTGTACTAGGGCTTCAAGGAGCCGTGAGAGAGCATATTCAATCGATTGAAGCTTGCGCTGCAGAAGGGAAGATCATCAAACGAGCAGAAGAGCTAGCATCTGTGGACGGTCTTATTATCCCTGGTGGAGAAAGCACGACGATGAGAAGACTCATGGATACGTACCAATTCATTGAACCGATCAAAGCGTTCGCTGCAGAAGGGAAACCGATTTTCGGAACATGTGCCGGTTTGATTATGCTGGCAAAGCATATAGAAGATCGAGACGATGCTCATCTTGGACTGTTAAATGTATCTGTTGCACGGAATTCATTTGGCAGACAGGTAGACAGCTTTGAAGCAGAATTAGAAGTAAAAGGACTGGATGCGCCGTTTACAGGAGTGTTCATCCGTGCGCCTCATATCATCAGCGCAGATGAGAGCGTAGATATCATGGCTGAACATGATGGCAGGATTGTGATGGCGAAGGAAAACAATATCTTAGGCTGTTCTTTTCATCCAGAGCTGACAGACGACCACCGGTTAACACAGCTGTTTGTTGAAATGGTGAAGTCCTATAAAACGAAGCTCGCTGTATAAAACGGTTGAAAAGAGATAAAACTTATAGTACATTAAAATCACAATCAAAGATCGAAAAAGCGTTGACGGGAAATAGTAAGAAGCCCCTCTTTCTCAGAGAGCCGATGGTTGGTGCGAATCGGTGAAAGATGCAGTCTGAATCCATCCTTGAGCGAAATGCTGAAACACGTGAAGTAAGCATTTACGGTGATACCGTTACAGAGGAAAGAGGAAAGCATGCTTCTGCATGTTTTCAATCAGGGTGGCAACGCGAGAGCTCTCGTCCCTTTCATGGGATGAGGGCTCTTTTTATTTTTCGATAAAAAAAGGAGTGTTACACATGCTGGATATTAAACAACTGCGCACGGACTTTGATCAAATCAAAGAAAAATTAGCACACCGAGGCGAAGATTTAGCAGATTTTGATAAGTTTGGTGAGCTGGATCAAAAAAGAAGAGAATTAATCGGAAAAACAGAAGTATTAAAGAGCCGAAGAAATGAAGTATCACAGCAAGTGGCTGTTCTAAAAAGAGAAAAGAAAGACGCCGATCACATTATTCAAGAAATGCGTGAGGTAGGAGATGAGATTAAGAAGCTGGATGATGAGCTACGAACAGTAGAAGAAAGCTTGCAGCACATCCTATTCTCTATTCCGAATATCCCTCATGACACTGTACCCGTTGGGGAAACAGAAGATGACAACGTGGAAGTGAGAAAATGGGGCGAACAGCCGGCATTCTCATTTGAGCCAAAGCCACATTGGGACGTAGCGGATGAACTAAACATTCTCGATTTTGAACGTGCAGGAAAAGTCACAGGAAGCCGTTTCGTTTTTTATAAAGGGCTTGGCGCACGCTTAGAGCGCGCACTATACAACTTTATGCTCGATTTGCATGTAGATGAGTTTGGTTTTACTGAAGTGCTTCCTCC
Encoded proteins:
- the guaB gene encoding IMP dehydrogenase, with the translated sequence MWESKFSKEGLTFDDVLLVPAKSEVLPRDVDLSVELTSTLKLNIPIISAGMDTVTESQMAIAMARQGGLGIIHKNMSIEQQAEQVDKVKRSERGVITNPFFLTPEHQVFDAEHLMGKYRISGVPIVNNIEDQKLVGIITNRDLRFISDYSMKISDVMTKEELVTASVGTTLEEAEKILQQYKIEKLPLLDDEGTLKGLITIKDIEKVIEFPNSSKDAHGRLIVGAAVGVTGDTMTRVRKLVEANVDVVVIDTAHGHSQGVLNTVSKIRETYPSLNIIAGNVATAEATKALFEAGADIVKVGIGPGSICTTRVVAGVGVPQITAIYDCATEARKHGKAIIADGGIKYSGDIVKALASGGHAVMLGSLLAGTSESPGDTEIFQGRRFKVYRGMGSVAAMEKGSKDRYFQEDNKKFVPEGIEGRTPYKGPVVDTVYQLVGGIRSGMGYCGTQDLRSLREDAQFIRMTGAGLRESHPHDVQITKESPNYTIS
- a CDS encoding D-alanyl-D-alanine carboxypeptidase family protein; amino-acid sequence: MNSKILKQLMVSILALALIVTAFTPMSKAKAAEDPFNVNAKAAILIEASTGKILYSKNAEQRLPIASMAKMMTEYLLLEAIAEGKVKWDQTYTPDDYVYEISQDRSLSNVPLRKDGSYTVKELYQATAIYSANAAAIGLAEVIAGSESKFVEKMNAKAKELGLTNYKFVNATGLENKDLHGKQPKGTGPDEESEVSAKDMALLAQHLIKDHPEILETSSIAKTKFREGTDDEMDMPNWNFMLKGLVKEYKGVDGLKTGSTDSAGSSFTGTAKQGDMRVIAVILNAKGNLHTARFDVAKKLFDYAFKNFTMKEMYKKGQQIKGHENIEVDKGKDKEVPVVTKEAFSVPVKNGDEKSFKAKVNIEKTKLEAPIKKGTKVGMLTTSYSGDEKDYGYLNKDQSGVELITKTGDEKANWFILAMRGVGGFFAGIWGGIVDTVKGWF
- the pdxS gene encoding pyridoxal 5'-phosphate synthase lyase subunit PdxS; translation: MSNKGTERVKRGMAEMQKGGVIMDVVNAEQAKIAEEAGAVAVMALERVPADIRAAGGVARMADPRIVEEVQNAVTIPVMAKARIGHIVEARVLEALGVDYIDESEVLTPADEEFHLNKNEYTVPFVCGCRDLGEATRRIAEGASMLRTKGEPGTGNIVEAVRHMRKVNAQIRKVASMNEDELMTEAKNLGAPYELLLQIKKDGKLPVVNFAAGGVATPADAALMMQLGADGVFVGSGIFKSDNPAKFAKAIVEATTHFTDYRLIAELSKELGTAMKGIEISNLLPEERMQERGW
- the pdxT gene encoding pyridoxal 5'-phosphate synthase glutaminase subunit PdxT; its protein translation is MLTIGVLGLQGAVREHIQSIEACAAEGKIIKRAEELASVDGLIIPGGESTTMRRLMDTYQFIEPIKAFAAEGKPIFGTCAGLIMLAKHIEDRDDAHLGLLNVSVARNSFGRQVDSFEAELEVKGLDAPFTGVFIRAPHIISADESVDIMAEHDGRIVMAKENNILGCSFHPELTDDHRLTQLFVEMVKSYKTKLAV
- a CDS encoding YaaC family protein, producing MKSSGWKDLKRFYSLETSQKFLYQQYEKRNIQDANQQAFKNCERFIYFLKHGHTFYEQAAIAPLELKPILLFYGMAQLLKACLLTVDPHYPSQTSVLAHGVTSRKRKKQHYRFSEDEVKIQRNGLCMHVLKHLFHLNGLEDERFTMIHLLSKIPEMSHILEFQKQPSTLVKVEKANGMMIQDHIPLLYNMSAERFIEYFEFHTSWKLKQREAKKLTFDVSLEENPALATHLHYDLEMDQWYIPSTRDSFLGIPEIISHYLLMYNLSMIARYETEWWYELLSQYISDDYVMIERYMEIAEEKFPAYIMMLLEEKTKKTSSLWN
- a CDS encoding PLP-dependent aminotransferase family protein; protein product: MHIDIHRHSDTSLSNQIYFSIIDHIQSGLLQQGDKLPTVRDLAKQLNVSLVTAAKAYTRLKDDGYLTTVQGKGTFVDELQKQSEIPVPSSTSFDWQLSIPDYLPRSQFAQYHYVEEAINLSSSMIDPGLLPNRYLEKEMQHVLARHPQIMSKYGEIQGDLQLRQVIQSFLEKLDVPSTPENILVTSGSQQGLDLVARAFIGPDDVVVMEAPTYPGAIDVFMGRGARIITVPVDHEGMNMKQLQSICDKYKPKLIYTIPTFHSPTGASMSMKRRKQLLLLAQSIDCLIVEDDPYRELYFEKKPPAPIKSLDHDGHVIYLRGLSKTLAPGCRIGIITASGSIFNRLLAAKANNDLGSPLLTQKAILPFLTSKKMIDHTKKLRTALKVRRDLMIDVLTKNAPKDVTWQIPQGGLNLWLSFPSWVDTRALLHEARKQQITFLPGSVCYPGEPKQNYIRLSFSYVNEKALTEGVEKLCGIFQQALSTPQNHKQSLFF